The following coding sequences lie in one Micropterus dolomieu isolate WLL.071019.BEF.003 ecotype Adirondacks linkage group LG15, ASM2129224v1, whole genome shotgun sequence genomic window:
- the LOC123984311 gene encoding transmembrane protein 121-like: MVPPPPTNKPHVCLSTILIMSSMALIDAYLVEQNHGPRKIGICIMVMVGDICFLIVLRYVAVWVGAEVRTAKRGYAMVLWFLYIFVLEIKVYFVYQNYKADRKSLDALARKALTLLLSICIPVLFVVLVAIDHMEYVRAFKKREEIRNRLFWVVVDLLDILDIQANLWEPQKKGLPLWAEGLMFFYCYILLLVLPCVSLSEISMQGINIVPHKMLLYPILSLVTINIITLFIRGGNMILYRDARVSGILIGKNVLAIILKTCSFVQYRRQLQNASPAFGVEMQKNSVAHARPAPTPPQVVMQDQTPLPEVTTCEHT, encoded by the coding sequence ATGGTACCTCCACCTCCCACCAACAAGCCCCACGTGTGCCTTTCCACCATCCTGATCATGAGCAGCATGGCGCTGATTGATGCCTACCTGGTAGAGCAGAACCACGGACCACGCAAGATTGGCATCTGCATCATGGTGATGGTGGGAGACATCTGCTTCCTAATTGTCTTGCGTTACGTGGCGGTGTGGGTGGGTGCTGAGGTACGCACAGCTAAGCGAGGCTACGCCATGGTCCTCTGGTTCCTTTATATCTTTGTGCTGGAGATCAAGGTCTACTTTGTGTATCAAAACTACaaggcagacagaaagagcCTGGACGCTCTCGCAAGGAAAGCGCTGACGTTGCTGCTGTCCATTTGCATCCCAGTGCTGTTTGTGGTGTTAGTTGCTATCGACCATATGGAGTATGTTCGGGCCTTCAAGAAGCGCGAGGAGATCCGTAATCGCCTCTTCTGGGTGGTGGTGGACTTGCTGGACATACTGGACATTCAAGCCAACCTGTGGGAGCCTCAAAAAAAGGGGCTTCCTTTGTGGGCGGAAGGCCTGATGTTCTTCTACTGCTACATCCTGCTGCTCGTGCTGCCCTGCGTGTCCTTGAGTGAGATCAGCATGCAGGGCATCAACATCGTGCCCCACAAGATGCTCCTGTACCCCATCCTCAGCCTGGTCACCATCAACATCATCACCCTCTTCATCCGCGGGGGGAACATGATTCTGTACAGGGACGCCAGGGTATCCGGGATCCTAATAGGAAAGAACGTGCTGGCCATCATCCTAAAGACCTGCAGCTTTGTGCAGTACCGGAGACAGTTGCAGAACGCTTCTCCTGCCTTTGGGGTGGAGATGCAGAAAAACTCGGTGGCCCACGCTCGCCCTGCCCCCACTCCCCCTCAAGTGGTCATGCAGGACCAGACGCCCCTCCCTGAAGTGACAACGTGCGAACACACATGA